From the Brachyspira intermedia PWS/A genome, the window TGGCCGGAATAATACCATTACCTGTTAAAGCTGAAAGAGGAATATTAACTAAAGATATTATAAAAAATTATTTAAATGAACAGCCTTATTATATGTCATCTGTTAATATAGTGGAAGTAGAAAATACTCATAATAGACATGGCGGTTCTGTTTATCCTATAGAAGTATTGAAAGAATTACATGACTTCACTAAATCAAAAAATGTTCATCTTCATATGGATGGTGCAAGAATTTTTAATGCCTCTATAGCTAATAAAGTATCTGTTAAAGAAATAGCTTCAAATACTGATTCAATAACTTTCTGTTTATCTAAAGGCTTAGGCTCTCCGATGGGTGCTATGATATGTTCTAATAAAGATTTCATCGACGAAGCATTTAGAATAAGAAAATTAATAGGCGGAGGAATGAGACAAATAGGACTTATGGCTGCTGCAGGAATATATGCTTTAGAAAATAATATACCTTCATTAGAAGAAGATCATCAAAAAGCAAAAAAAATAGCAAATGCAATAATTGAGTCAGGAATAGGAACTCTTAATTTAGCAAATGTAGAAACTAATATAGTTATAGCCGATACTAAAAAATTATCATCAGAAATATTATCAAAACTTTCAGAAAAAGGTATTAAAGCAAGTTCTTTCGGAGATTATAAAATAAGATTTGTAACTCATAGAGATATAAGTATGGATAAAGTAGATAAAGTTTGCGAAATAATAAAAGGTTTAAAAATATAATTAGTAAATAAATTATAGGCTCATAACTAATTAATAAAATTGTTATATTTTTAATTGAGTTTATATTAGTAGTAATAATAAAAAGAGTATGCTTTCACATTCGGCATACTCTTTTTATTTTATTTATTTGAAATTTTTATCCAATTTGAAATACTCTAATTCAGATGACAAATTAGTTGTTCCATTAACAACATCTTTTCCAAGTAAGGAACTATCATTAACTAATTCAGCATTTTCCTGAGTGATTTTATTTAATTCATTCATAGCTGTATTAATCTGTTTTACACTTTCCTCCTCTTCAGATGTAGCCTCGTATATATGAATCAATATATCAGCAACTTCTTTAGCAGAATTTTCTATTTCTACAAGTATATCCAAAGATTTTCTTACAGATTCGTCTCCAACCTCTATTTTTGAAACAGTATTTTCTATAATGCTTGTAATATTTCCAGCAGCTTCATTAACATTTTGTGCTAAACTTCTTATTTCTGAAGCAACAACAGCAAATCCTCTTCCTTGATCACCAGCACGTGCAGCTTCAACTGCCGCATTTAATGCTAATATATTAGTTTGAAAAGCTATTGATTGTATTAACTTTGTGATATTTGATATTTCTTTACTAGACTCTGAAATTTCAATCATATTATGTGATATTTCATTAACAGCAGCTACCCCATTCTGTGTAGACTCTGTAACTTTAGAACTCATATTCTTAGCATTATAAGAATTTTTGGAAGTACTTGAAATAGCAGTAAGTAAATTTTCTATAGAACTAGTTATCTCTTCAACAGCTGCAGCCTGAGAAGAAGTTCTATCTGATAAATTATCTATACCTCTTGATATCTTTTCAGAAGAATCATTAATTAATGATATATTATCCTTCAATTCAGAAACAATGGTATACATTATATGCTGCATATCATTAATAGAATTAGCTAAAGTACCTGAAACATCTTTTCTTTTTAAATCTCTTTCTTCAAATTGACTGTCAAATCTTCCATCCTGCATCAATGTCATTATTGTAATAGCATGATATAAATTATTTGATAATGGTATTACTATTCTAGCAACTAAAAGAAATTCTAATACTATAAGTAAAAATATACATAAAAAGAAGCTTAGCATTAAAAATCTGAATTGAGAATAAAATATATCGGCACTTCCTTTAAATACTAGTATCCAAGGAGCATTATCAGTTTTTTTAATAGAATACCATTCATTACCTATTATATCTAAATCACCTATATGAGATGATAAATTATTTTTAAAATCAGCGAATATAGGATATGTAAATAAATTATTAGTTTCATCTAGGATATAATCTTTATTATCATGAGTCATAAAAATACCCTTATCAGAAACTATATAAATTTCATCTTCAAAATTTTTCTTTAAACTTTCAGTTATGGTATTTATATTCGCAAAATCTATTGCACATACGCCTTTTAAACTTCCATTGGTATAAACAGCCTTTCCAAATGTAATAGTAAGTTTATTAACAGCAAAATCTATATAAGGATCACTAATCATTATATTATTAGTGGCTACAGAATCTTTATACCAATCTCTAGAAGTTTGATCATAAGTACGGGGATAAACTTCCAAAGTATTCATAAAAACTCCACCTTGAGGATATGGAGTGCTATTTCCAAAATATACATTCAAATAACCTTCATTAAGTTTCTGAACATTAGTAATAAAATTACCAAATTCCTCCCAATTAGGATTAGATGATAAATATGCATCCATAACATAAATAGTATTTTTTAATTCTTCAACATATCCTTCTGTTCTAGTTTTTGCCTCTAATGCTTGAAGATTCTTTTCTCTTAAAAATCTAGATTTATATAAAGGCTTATAAAAAATATATATAACAACGAATAACAACAGAAGAAATATTATGAAAGGAGCTAAAAATTTGATCATTAATTTATTTTTCATAATGACAACCTTTATAGAAATTTAGTATATATTTTAAATATACTAAATTATGTGCCTAAAGTCAAAAATAATGATAAATTTTTGTACAAAATTCTTTAATTTTTAAGATTTGATATGACTCTTATATTTTCTCCATAAGACCATATGTTATTATTATCACTATAATCTATAAATATAGATTTTGGAGAAATAAGCATTTTTAATGCGAAAATAGAAAAAGAAAACATATTATTCATATTAGGCAAACTACCCTCTAATATATTTGCTCTAAGTAATTCATTATTTACAGGAACTTTATAATTACTGTAATTGCATTCTATTATATTTAATCCTGATTTTTCTATAAATTTTATAAGATTGTCCTTATTAAAATTTACAATATGCTCAGTAGATAAATATCTCATAAGCATATCATAACTGCATTGATCTTTCATAGGAGAATTAGGCACTTCAATATATAAATATCCATTAGGTTTAAGCATATTTTTAATTTTTAATAATATTTCAAATGGATTTTTAAAATGTTCTATAACATGCGAAAGCATTATTATATCATATTTTTCTTCACTTTCTAAAAAGTTAGGTTCTAAATCAATGTTATATTTAGCTTTGGCATAATCTCTGGCATTATCATTGAGTTCATAACCGTAAACATCACATCCATATTTTTTAAATATACTCAATAATAAACCATCAAAAGCACCTATTTCACATACTTTTTTATTTTTACACTCAATATACTTGTTTAAGAAATTAAACTGCGATAAGCTTCTAGCATAACGCATTTTGCTTTTAGCTTTTTCAAATAATTTATTTTTTATATTATTATGATATTCATTCTTATACAGAAGATATATTTCTTCATCAGTGGGCTGATCTATAAAATAAAGCCTGCAATTACTGCATTGATAAACTTTTTTATCATTCTTCCATATATTTTTAATAATACCGATTTCAGTATAATTATTACTTCCGCAAACCTCACATATCATAAAAACATACTCTATTATTAGTATTATTCAAAAGAAAGCTCAATTCCACATTTAGGACATTTAGTCATATCTTCTGTAATGCTAGATCCGCAGTTAGGACATTCATACACTTCTATCTCTTCAACAACTTCTTCAGAAGTAGTTTCGTATTCATCATCAGAAGCTTCTACAACCTCAACAACATCTTTCATTACAAGCATTAAATTATCAACAACATCTTTTTCGAGATTAGTTTTTTCCATTATATCTTCTACAGACATATTATATAATTCTTCTATAGAATTGATATTATTATCTATGAGAGTTTTTATAATAGCTTCATCAATACCCTGTAAAGAATATAAGTTACTTTCAAATACTTCTGCTGTTTCTAATTCTTCATCAGCAGCTTGAACTTCTTCTGTAGTATCTGAGAATATTTGATTCAAAGGAACTATATCTTTTAATAATTCAGGATTTTCTTTAATATCTGTTTCTGTTTTTATATCAAAATAATATCCTGTAAGCTGAGAAGCTAATTTTACATTATAACCGCTTTTACCCAAAGCAAGAGAAAGCTGTTCATCAGGTATAATAATCATAGCTTCTTTCTTTTCAGGGTCTGTAATGATAATTCTTATAGGCTTAGCTGGAGTTATAGCCTCAGCAATATATTCTCTTATATCTTTAGACCATTTTACAACATCTATTTTTTCGCCTTCTATTTCCTTGATTATAGACTGTATACGAATACCTTTTTGACCGATGCAAGCACCTATAGGATCAACTTCAGGCTTATTAGATGCAACTGCAACTTTTATTTTTAATCCTGGCTGTCTTACCACATTTTTAATTTCTATAGTACCGTCAGCAATTTCAGGTATTTCTAATTCAAAAAGTTTCTTTATAAAGTCAGGCTTAGTTCTAGTAAGCAATATTTTTGTATGAACCTCTTTACCCTTCTCATCTTTACCGCCCTGAACTTTATATATATATGCTCTTATTCTATCACCAACAGTATAATGTTCTCTAGGAGATTGGTCTTTTTTCTGTAATTCTCCTTCTGTTTTTCCTAAGTTTATGTAGATAGTTCCTCTATGTTCTCTCTGGAAATATCCGTTTACAAGCTGATTTTCTCTTCTTTTAAACTCATTGTATATAAGATTTTTTTCTAATTCAGAAATTTTTTGGAAAAATGCTGTTCTAGCTACTGTACTTTCTATTCTTCCGAATGCTTCAACCTGATCAACAAGTATTAAAACTTCATCGCCCAAATTAATATCCTGATCTAATTTCTTAGCCTCTTCTAAAGATATTTCTTTATTTTTATTTCTAACTTCTTCTACAACACTAGCACCCTTATATACAGTAGGATTATTCTTATTGTCAAAATGAATATGAAATTTTATATCATCACCATATTTCTTTTTCAAAGCTAATTCCATAGTAGATGCTATAACCTCTTTTAAAAGATCTACACTGATATCTTTTTCATCAGAAACTAGCTGTAAATAAGTTCCAACATTTTCAAACATTTTGACTCTCCATTTTTTTATTTTTTATTAAACATGTTTATAGTATATAAATATTAACAATTTAATCTTGCTTTTATAATATCTTTTTTAATATTTTTATATTTTTTTCATTAATAACATTATTTTCATCGGTTATACTTATTATAATGCAGTCATCTTCAGACTTTTTCAACATTGCATAAGCAGTAATAAATTCCTCACCGCTCCTATATTTTATTTTTATAGGCATATCCTCAAATAATTCATATCTATCATTGAATTTCCATCTAAATCCCGCAGAAGAAACTGTTATAGTATAATCACCCTCATCATAACCATTAGCCTTTATACAATCCTGAATCTTTCTAGTAGTCTCTATACAATGAGTATGAGATACACTTTCCTTTTTCTTGAAAATAACAGCATATACCTTTTTATTATCAGAAATAGCTCTTACTTTCAAATCAAGTAAATATATATTATTTTCCTCTAAAACATCTTTTATACCATTAAACAATAAAGCTTCGTCTATTATATTATTATCTATTTTTTTATTTAACTTTTCTTTATTTTTTAATTTCTTTCTCTTAGGCTCTCTGCCGTATTCTTTTTGTTTTTGAGGTTTAGTTTTATTATTATTCATACAAATGCTGTTTTTTATTATTTTCCTATAATATAAAAAAAGAGTGTCAGTTTTTGCTGCCAAAAACCAACGCCCTTCATTACAAATATTTTCGGAAGTAATCTTATTTTACCCTACTAATGATTTTTGTCAAGTATTTTAATAAAATTTATTATTATGTTAATATTAATTAATTGACTTTTATTATTTTATATTTTATCATAAGAAAATAAACTATGAATAGTATTTATTAAATGATTGGTAGAAGATGGTATTTTATATATTAACAATTATATTTTTTTATATGTGGTATCTATAGCTATAAAAATGCTGCTTGAAAACAGACCTCCATATTCATTTATAGCCTGGCTTACAGTTTTAGTATTTTTGCCTTATATTGGTGTAATATTTTATATATTTCTTGGAATGGATTGGAAGAAATCAAAAAAGAAAATTTCTGCTAAACTTCCAGAGGATATGATAAAAAATTATTTTTCTTCATTGCTTAAAGAACAAATAAAAATACTTGATAATATGCAGGGTAATTACGGAAAGCATATAAATTTGGTTAAGCTTGCAATAAAAAGCGGATACTCACCTATTACAGTTCAAAATGAAGTTTATGTTTTTGATGAAGGCGACAAACTATTTGATGCTATAATTCAGGATTTAAAATTAGCAGAAAAAACCATACATATGGAATATTTTATATGGAGAAGTGATAAGCTTGGAAATAGAATAAAAGATGTACTTATAAATAAAGCAAAACAAGGCGTTGAAATAAGGCTTATTTTTGATGGTGTAGGTTCATTGAAAAGAATAAGCAGAAAATACAGAAAAGAATTAAAGGCAAATGGAATAAAATTTTTATATTATCATGACCCTTTTTCTATATTATGGACTAGATTTGTA encodes:
- a CDS encoding threonine aldolase family protein; the encoded protein is MEIYDLRSDTITKPSEEMRKAIYNAECGDDVYMEDPTVNKLQEMAADITGKEKAIFVSSGTMGNLIPMMILGRKTRQVLLEEESHIIHYELGGVSSLAGIIPLPVKAERGILTKDIIKNYLNEQPYYMSSVNIVEVENTHNRHGGSVYPIEVLKELHDFTKSKNVHLHMDGARIFNASIANKVSVKEIASNTDSITFCLSKGLGSPMGAMICSNKDFIDEAFRIRKLIGGGMRQIGLMAAAGIYALENNIPSLEEDHQKAKKIANAIIESGIGTLNLANVETNIVIADTKKLSSEILSKLSEKGIKASSFGDYKIRFVTHRDISMDKVDKVCEIIKGLKI
- a CDS encoding class I SAM-dependent methyltransferase, which translates into the protein MICEVCGSNNYTEIGIIKNIWKNDKKVYQCSNCRLYFIDQPTDEEIYLLYKNEYHNNIKNKLFEKAKSKMRYARSLSQFNFLNKYIECKNKKVCEIGAFDGLLLSIFKKYGCDVYGYELNDNARDYAKAKYNIDLEPNFLESEEKYDIIMLSHVIEHFKNPFEILLKIKNMLKPNGYLYIEVPNSPMKDQCSYDMLMRYLSTEHIVNFNKDNLIKFIEKSGLNIIECNYSNYKVPVNNELLRANILEGSLPNMNNMFSFSIFALKMLISPKSIFIDYSDNNNIWSYGENIRVISNLKN
- the nusA gene encoding transcription termination factor NusA; this encodes MFENVGTYLQLVSDEKDISVDLLKEVIASTMELALKKKYGDDIKFHIHFDNKNNPTVYKGASVVEEVRNKNKEISLEEAKKLDQDINLGDEVLILVDQVEAFGRIESTVARTAFFQKISELEKNLIYNEFKRRENQLVNGYFQREHRGTIYINLGKTEGELQKKDQSPREHYTVGDRIRAYIYKVQGGKDEKGKEVHTKILLTRTKPDFIKKLFELEIPEIADGTIEIKNVVRQPGLKIKVAVASNKPEVDPIGACIGQKGIRIQSIIKEIEGEKIDVVKWSKDIREYIAEAITPAKPIRIIITDPEKKEAMIIIPDEQLSLALGKSGYNVKLASQLTGYYFDIKTETDIKENPELLKDIVPLNQIFSDTTEEVQAADEELETAEVFESNLYSLQGIDEAIIKTLIDNNINSIEELYNMSVEDIMEKTNLEKDVVDNLMLVMKDVVEVVEASDDEYETTSEEVVEEIEVYECPNCGSSITEDMTKCPKCGIELSFE
- a CDS encoding ribosome assembly cofactor RimP, with amino-acid sequence MNNNKTKPQKQKEYGREPKRKKLKNKEKLNKKIDNNIIDEALLFNGIKDVLEENNIYLLDLKVRAISDNKKVYAVIFKKKESVSHTHCIETTRKIQDCIKANGYDEGDYTITVSSAGFRWKFNDRYELFEDMPIKIKYRSGEEFITAYAMLKKSEDDCIIISITDENNVINEKNIKILKKIL
- a CDS encoding methyl-accepting chemotaxis protein — translated: MKNKLMIKFLAPFIIFLLLLFVVIYIFYKPLYKSRFLREKNLQALEAKTRTEGYVEELKNTIYVMDAYLSSNPNWEEFGNFITNVQKLNEGYLNVYFGNSTPYPQGGVFMNTLEVYPRTYDQTSRDWYKDSVATNNIMISDPYIDFAVNKLTITFGKAVYTNGSLKGVCAIDFANINTITESLKKNFEDEIYIVSDKGIFMTHDNKDYILDETNNLFTYPIFADFKNNLSSHIGDLDIIGNEWYSIKKTDNAPWILVFKGSADIFYSQFRFLMLSFFLCIFLLIVLEFLLVARIVIPLSNNLYHAITIMTLMQDGRFDSQFEERDLKRKDVSGTLANSINDMQHIMYTIVSELKDNISLINDSSEKISRGIDNLSDRTSSQAAAVEEITSSIENLLTAISSTSKNSYNAKNMSSKVTESTQNGVAAVNEISHNMIEISESSKEISNITKLIQSIAFQTNILALNAAVEAARAGDQGRGFAVVASEIRSLAQNVNEAAGNITSIIENTVSKIEVGDESVRKSLDILVEIENSAKEVADILIHIYEATSEEEESVKQINTAMNELNKITQENAELVNDSSLLGKDVVNGTTNLSSELEYFKLDKNFK